CCATATTGTGCTCTGATGACACTTACTGcagaaaatagttttaaatgatttatcatGATTggataatacaaaaaaatgtatatcatttttCTTACATAAGAATGCTGCTGATTCTGTCAATTTCACCTCCTTCTAAGCATTATTCTCATGCTGGTGTCAAGTGTTTTCACATTGAATCCATTCTGCAGCTCTAGATGAGGAACACATTTCTTGTTGGCTCAGCTGCACATTGGTGCTTTCCTGATTGCAACTGTGCAATCCGAAAACATAaactcatttttcattttgacaacaTAATTAGTATCTTTCCATCTTTGACAACGTAATTTCTTTTTAACTACACTTGTTGGCAGGTGTATGTAAAAGCAGTCTGAGTCTCCTCCGACTCTTTGGACTTTAGACTTATTCCGTTGTCTTCTGTGTTGTTCCAGATATGACCTAGATGACCATCATAAGGCTACAACTTCTGTTTCCCTCCTATGTCAATCAAGAATGGTTTACACATGCTTGTGTCATAAAAGGGCGACTTTCATCAACGACGATCATAAAAcaaaattgaaaaacatttgtggaATACTCCATTAAATTCAACACACATTTTAGtaattgaaaagaaatgtattcaaatgtctgactgactgagtaTTGGAGGGGTTGGTTGGCCTACTAAAATGTGGAATTTTGCCCAAAACAAGAAGTGAGATTTTAAGGTGTGTCAAAAAAGAGGCACTTTGGCTGCCTTTTCCAGTCACACTTGGGGGTATATAGACCCAGGGCAACAATGAAGAATGATGCatggaataaaaagaaaatgtcatgtgTTCAAGGAGTGTAAAGGGAGGGTTGAGGGACAATCTGAGGTGGGCCTTGTTGATGAGTTGTCCAGTAGAATCTGAGGTTGTGGGGTGAGGTTTTAGTCATAATGAACAGCAATGGAGTGACTCAAAAAGTTTGGGTCTGGGGTGGAGAGCATCAAGACATTATTTCCTGATACCTCGAGTGGTACAGGTCCTATTAGTAtggaacatttatttcatgAGTGGGTCcccattttgtttatttcattcataTGTGTATGAGTACTACATGGGATACTTTACCAGTGATTTCACAGTAATCAACTAACATAAAGGCAGTGGTAATAAATGCTCTCAGACTCAGTAATATGTCAATATTAATGGGGGAAAAGACGACTTAACGCTAGTTATCCTTGATGATAGTAATTATGTATTCAAATTACTTTAACATTGAGATTTGCTAATTTGTCTCTGGGAAGTAAATGCATTCAGCATGTGTGTTCCAGGTCACGATGTGTTTAGTGACTAAAATTGAACGTTTACATACTTTTTCAGGGTCCCCTTAAGCTATCAAACCCACTTCCTTTTTCTACAGCTGCTTTCCGACTACAAATATCCTATCCCCCGTTTACAGCTGTATCCAACAATAAACTATAAAGCTTTTTCACGGGTGGCTTAAAAGTCCATATTTAATACATGTGCTGACTGAATGAACTGATACACAAAATCACTTACAATTTACACTCAGCTCAAGTTATAGCAAAGTAAAAGCCAACCATATGCTAAAAGTATTAGGCGTGAGACATAAACTATCTGTGAAAGATGAATATAGAGAGAAAAGATATAGAGTGAGCCATAAAGATCTCTTGCGTCTATCAAAGGCAGGACAGTGATAAGTATTTCTAGGGTGTGAAAAAAGCATTGGTatgcaaaaacaagaaagaTGGAAGAGAACACGCGTCTATGCTGGGCCTTACTTGCACATGTTAATCAGACGTAGTttttttgaaacacaaattccTTCAGGAAATTAAAGTATATGTTCTCTATTTGAACACAATTtaacatgtgttgtttacagCCCAGGACTTTAAAAGTTATAGCCATCCATGATGTCAGTTTATGTAACCCTCACGAATGAAAATAATTTTAACATCCTTGATTACAGAAGCAGGTTCCTTTTGCTGTGGCCAACATCAAGACCTCACACTCTGACAAAGTCTTGAGGAAGTGAAATTCATAACTTGGACAAGAAATCCAGGAAGAAAGAAGCACGTTTATGCGAAGACAACCACATCCTCTtgacaaataattaaaatgtcttgcAGAAGAAAAATACCACCAGGAGTttagaaaggaaaggaaaaggagacaATCAGTGCGCTTACAGCAGTGAGTACCACATCGCACGGACATTAATCATTGGGTTACACATATTGGACGACATGTGACATGGTCATATTGCAAAATAATAGGAAGCAGGTTCAACAAGGTTGAACGCCTGTTCTTGATTGCTGTCTTCACATTGTCGAACTTTTCAGTTTGTAAGAGACATGCTTATCATCAGtcaaaagaatgaaaacaaaccaCGGAACTTTGCCAAAACTCACAGAATTAAATAGCAATTCCTCTGTCATAACTAACCTGCTCGCCAGACTATTTACATGATTACTGACAATCAGGGAAACTTCAATCTTGCTTTTTCTTCACTGGTCAtgtaaaacaaaagtaatttttcttcttctttagtTTCAATGTGCGGTGTCGATTGAGAGGTGCCAGCTCATGGCATGGGTAATCCCAAGGTGCCCTTAAGCATGGCACCAGacccctacactgctccccagaACAAttggcactgtgtgtgtggtgctgggTTAATGTAagtgtgtgacaataaaaaaggaattcaGGAAGTCGTCCAAATGCTGACTaagtgtttgttattattacaactgtataaaaataacattttaagtatttaaacaGTGATTGCTGAATGGCGCCCTCTGCTGAAACTGATGCCTTTATTTGCAGTCTTCTtgtgaacatttaaatgtatttatacatatattttatctGATGAACAATAGAgtatttgctgtttgtgttgcacCACATCAGTAGTGTTACATTATATTGGGATAAGTGGgccattgcagagcagctttaAGATGAATGCCCATTGATAAACTTTAATGACTTGAATAGGGAAATGATATAAGGTGAGTCTTCCATGTTCGAGGTAAATATCTGCAGGTGTACTTTATCCATGTAGAACTTGTCAAAGATGGTCTAATAACTATGCTTGATTGGAAGGTGTACTCTCTCTCTGAGCACTGCAccaaacttaaaaataatatcCACCATGCTTATTGTCATTACACTGGTTTCAACTTTTCAGAGTGCAGTAAACATCTAAATTCACCTGCATGACTTGAAACAAAAAGCTTGTTCATGGAATTACCATCTTTTCAAACCACGGATCTTATCAGTGTTATTGGATGTCTCATTATACTTCCTAAAAATTGGATGCATAATCTCTCATCTACAAAAAACAAGATTAATCATTTTGGTGTGACTCACCAGGGAAACCAAATATCCATTATTTTTGTCATGGTTTTGGTCgataaatataatcaaaacagTGTTTGGACAAAGAACCCCTGTCTGCCTTTATACCGGGAGGCATTTCATGTCTTGTGAGAAGACACAGAGCAGTGCCATGTGCCCTGTTAAGAGGAGAGGGTTGTAGCTGGGTGACAGTGCGCGCTGTCCTTTCAGCACCAAGGATTCACATTCAATCACAGGAGGTAAACTTTGCATAGAAACAACGGAGGTGTTGTCCAAATAGTTATTATAATAGCCAGCAGTCAGACACAAATTGTATATTGGGTATTCCCGGGAAGACTTCCAGAAGTGTAAAGTCATATTTTCATTCTTTGACCCGTGGCAATGCATGAACTATATTTTCATAAAGTTATGAAACATGCTGATTTCATTCAACGTGTTTTCATAATAGAGTAAACTACTCAAGCCTCACTGGTCAGCCTGAGAGGGAGTGTAGAAATCCAAATACACGCCCTGACTTAAAGAAAGCTGTAGCAACCACAGTAGGTTAGTACAAACTAATCTGTGGAGAAACCTTGTAAACCTCAACTATGCTGTAGTCGGTTGTTTTGTCTAGAAAGTACAGTGCACTAACTTTTAAAAACGTGAGTAAATAATTTTCGCAGAACAATCCCTAAACGGTGCGTAATTGTGTTACAATTCCCAAGATAATGTAAAGTGCGCAGTGGCTCTAAATGAAGTTATGAGAATCACATGGATATATGGGAGACTTTCGATGCCGGTATCTGCGCTGTGTGCTGGGCTAATTGGAAATTTCATTGGAAGTATTAGTTGGAAAACCGCTTCCTGTAACTGCGTATCGCACAGATAAATGGAGTAACGGAAAGGAGGGGTGCGCAGAGAACTTCACACGGTGTGCAAGTGATGGTCAGTCAACTCAAGTGGACTTTTTGCTTCAGGCGTGCCAATAATGCGTCCTATTATTATCACATACACGGAGTAACCCACAAGGGACAGGTCACGGCGTCTGCGAGACAGAATAAAAAGTGAGCTGATCCGCTCCTTCAGTGAGGACTTGAGCACCGGATCTTTCAGCAATTTGTCAACTCTCTCCCTGCAGTCGGCCGGTGTTCAAAGGATGGACACAGACTCTTAACGAATACTCATATGACTGCTGATGTTCTGTTTCCTACTTTAGAAGAGCAGACTTTAATGGGACATACTTCGGACCGAACAGATCCCAAAgttgattatttacattttcatatgtgTTGGACGCACGGAACGTAATCATTCATTAGCCTATTTGAAAACGCTATAACGACCAGAAGGTAATTACATTCATCCATCACTCATGGTTAgatacaaaaatgtttgttttaatgtctgCTCCTATGGGACCTTGcaaataactttatttgtaaaacaaatcCGGGAACTCCCGAactaaaagtttaaaaacagtaaagcaACAACAGTGTAACCAAGACAAACAGTAAAGATGACCAATAAACATAGGCTATATCCTATTTCCATTGATGTAAGGCCAGATTAGAGTTGACTGAATAACCTTTAAAACtatgtttaaataatttgtACCAATAATCGTTGTTGTACAATTTGGAAAATACGATGCGGTATGTGTATTATAAAGGCTAGTTTAGGGATTAAGTACATCAATTGTGATCCACGTGATGTGTAATTACTTGCTAACTGAGATCAAATGTGATTTTATGCAAATTAAAGATGTAGTAGGAAGAGCTTTTGGACAGCTTTGTGGCTAACAGTCAAAGTCTGGTCCGTCAGACCGCTGTTAAAGCGTTGTTCAGCGGTTGTAGGACCAATATGTATCTTGGTCATTGAGAAGCACTTTGATTCGCCATTCATGCTCTATCTCTCTTGCAGGTTTGGGTTCAACTTTTTTCCCACAGTAGTTGGAAAAGGAgttcactttttttctctccacgGAAGCTATGAGCGGACTGCGTAAACACGTAACTATGGCACTGGTGCTACTGATGTGCGCACTGACCCGCCACAGCAGTGAGAGCGCGCCCTCAGCGACCCAGGAGTCGGCTGCAGGCGGCAGGGATGCACAGCAGGACTGGAGGCGGATGGTACAGATCGTGAAACACGTGGAGGACAACCGGGGTCGCCAAAGCACCAGAACGGCAGCCCCATTAACAGCGCGGAGCCCTGCGGTGGATCTAAAGGATTTACGCAAGCTGAAAACAGACAGAGGGGATCAGGCTAGCGGTGAGTGACGGCTTGTCTCCTGGGCGGGACCCTTATGGTGGATTCATGCTGTAGCCTGTAGTAAAGGATGTAGCCTACTAGAATATAACCTATATTGCAAAGTCATTGTACACTCATGGAACTAAGAAGGGATAATAACAACACGTATGTTTAAAGTATAAAGCATATCGTGCAcgcacatttgtttttctgtttgtgtttgcctctcactgaatacatttaagaaaaatacacTTTCCCTGGTGATGTGAAGGATGACCCCTTAGAAAATATGCTTCAATGAATGAAATACTTGCTGTTTAAATCTAACTCTTCCTTTCCTATCTTCTCTCCTTCCACAGTCGTATTCCCCAGAGATCTCAGGAAGAAGGAGAAATTCCTAAAACATATAACAGGTGAGGCCACTTTTGTGTCACAGGTGCTTGATCGTCCTGTGTCAAAAGTGTGAGAAAGTCTACCTTTTGTAGAAGAATTGTTattggatggatggaagatggtttaaacaaaacaagacgAGTGATTGATAGTCTTGCAAACTGTAATGGCTGTAAAACAGATGTAAGTGCAGGTTCCCAGAGAGCTGGAAATGTTCTCACAGGCTGCCTGTCTTTCCTTCAGGTCCGCTATACTTCAGTCCAAAGTGCAGAAAGCATGTGTACAGACTCTACCACCACACCAGAGACTGCACAATACCTGCATGTAAGCCCTTACAAAATAAGGAAAGACTCTTTGGCAGTCCAACGTCAACATGATGTATATGTCAACAGCTTCCACTCATACTCTCTGTTTCATCTTCTTTTCTCAGACTTCAAAAGATGTGCGCGGCTTCTCACAAGACTAGCTGGCAGCCCGCAGTGCACAGAGGGGTAGCACACACAAGGTACAGTAACATATATTCacctttaatacaaacaaatgtgttacgCTGCTTATGGTTCaggggagacactacaggtgaataTGGTAAACATTTGAAGTAATAGATCTCCAGTTGGTTATTTACATAGGACAATtatgttttctgaaatattaTGTTTAACTTTGCAAAAGAGGCATTAACTCATGCTAGGTTTGGTGCATTTAGGATGCAAATTTCAGTTGATTTCTTTCTGCTAAATGGAAAGACGGCATGTTTAGCAAGCTTTTGCCTGTAGTGCCTTTGCTCGAACAGAAGATATTTAGATATGGTCCACATGTAGGTGGGATACTTGTAGGAAATATTGAGGTTGACCGCATCAAAACATGTGGGACAGTTTGGAAGTGGTGAAGGAAGTTTTCAGAGAACAATGACACTAAGTTAAAAATGctgctacaagtaaaagtcctctttaaaatgttattaaagtaaGAGTAGATGATTCATTTTGAGAATATTCAGTTAATCGTTATCAAGGATTTGGTTCTTTAAGACTAAATCCTGTGAAAATCACGTTGTTCAAAATAGTGATAAGTGTGCTGTATCTTGATTTATTGTAATTCTTTTGGACAGCACATATTTTGTTAAGTACTGTCAAGTTGGAAAAAGCGCTAAATTTAAGTTTTTCTGCATTGCAGgttgaaaccaaaacaaaagttcttcacaagaaaaaaaacttggggTGAGAAAGTGCCTTGGACAGTGAGAGGGAAGCAAAAAATTCTCTGACCAGCCCCAACTGACTTTAGGCACAGTATGCCCTTCAGGGAGGCCTGCCCTTCTAAGGCGTGGATTATTGCCTCCCGTCGCTCTGCCTGGGCCTCGATGGTTGGCTGTCACCATGAGGGAGGCAACCAGCCAACAAAACCAGACCTAGATAAAGATGGTGGAACTGAAGAGTAGAGAAAGAAACAAGTGGcggagagaaacaaaaacagggcCTATTTCCCTGCTGGCAtccaaaaatgtgttgcttaaacaaaacaaaaagggatagcatcattttattttggtaattTCTTCGAGAAAAGagcaaatgttctgtttttcgTTTGCTCTGTACGGATGTTGTGGGTTGAGCCCATCCCTTCTACTGCACTACCCATTATGCAGAGAAGCTCTCGCAGACCCCCGGCATCAGCATAGTTTATCCCATTTGTGCTCACACTGAGAAAAGACTTGTGATTAAATTATTAATTGCATGAGCATTTCTCTGGGTCTTTGCAAGACATGTTAAAAAAGGAAGGGGTGGTTGTAAGTTGCAGCCCTCCTGTGGATCTTGGTAGAGCGTGGTAAagtctatatttatatttttgagttGTCACAAGGTTTCACTTTACAAACTATTGGCCAAGAGAAATATGTACATACTGTAAAGCAAAGCATAAGAGGAATCCACCTATCTAGCGTAAATTAAAGTGGCTGGCATTTATcaaatgcatatatatatatatatatataaaaatgaaatatatttaaataaattataagaTTGGTACAAATTTGAGtggtcttttttgttttgtgcagtACTTTCTCTTATGTTGCCGTCTTGACATGTGGAATGCTCGCTGAATGAACACATGACTGGAGCGAGTCCTGCGACTTCAGATCTGCAGAGCTTCCCACAGCAGTTCAGCATATTTCAGTCATTAAGACATAAATACTACGAAAGAGGTTCCTTAAAGAGCCAAATTGCAACACAACCATTTTTTCTTGCCAATAGACTGTGACAAAACtgtcttttatttgtatcttaGACGTTATTTTAGATGGAAATGGCAAGAAATGACACttctttggtttctttttaagaaaaatacGTTTAAAAGTCAATAtcgcttttaaaaaacaatgtcttcattcctttttatacatttaatccTCAGAACTCCTACTGAATGCTTCTGACTTCCCACCAAATTCCCAAATAAGAGTGTTTAGTCTATGAATTTTTCCAGTGTAGTATCTGGGAGAAAAACCCATGTAAGAAAAGCTAATTGCAGTTTTTCTGATTAGGCTTTATGTATTAATTAGAATGTGATGTTAGAGCTTCAGAATTGCTGGTAGACAGAGCCAAGCTACATTTTATATCTGAAAGCACGCTTCCAAAGTTGTCAAATGATTCGGCCTTCCTAGCCATGATTTACTTGGAATACAGGTTGTTTATTCTTCCAGCAGCTCTTGTGGTAGGAGACATAGGGAAGTACTTTGCCTTATGTTCGTTATTTCAGCTCTAAAAAAAGCACAGATGAGATTGGACCACATACCGTCCAAAATACTAAGAAGCACTTTCTAAGAACAGatgattttgaaaaatgcaCTCACTTTAACTCTGCCATCCATGAAAGTCCCTGGACAGTTAACGCCCTGCTTGACAAGTGAGCCTCCCTAAATCTGAATTCCATTCATGTTTAATGATTAACATCCCTTCTTTATGTTCTACCCCTGGCTGTGGCGAAATGTATGTGGTGTAGATAAATCccaattaataataatttgtacTGGCATTAAGAGTCCTTCCTCTGGGGATAACCACCATTTAAATAGGAACGGTTTCTGCACAGCAGGATTAGTATCTATTAAGAGGAGGAATATTAAATGGAATTGAGTCTGAAGAGATTAgtgttttaaaatcacataTATTTGAAAAGTCTTATTAGGTCAGATAAAAGAAGCCGTACACCCAACAAGCTGTGCAAAGGATAGAACCTAACCACCAAGCATCTTAATAGAATATACAGAATGATTAGCATTTAGGCTAACATGAACTTTGACCCGTGTTGGCCTTTGACCTCAGAGATGTCCAGTCATGCATTATCGTCTGCTCGATATCTTCAGACATATTAACATACTTAAATTGTAAGTTTAATGatttgtgtgtaaaaataaGTCTCCGGTAGTCGTACCTGTTTATCTATTGTTTAATCACCTCATTTCCACAAGTGCGTCTAAGCAGCATCTTTCCTAAATGAACACAATGTGTGGTTTGACATTTACaacactgaaacaaatgtgtttcctgctgGTCTTCCAGTGACACTCACACAAGTGTAACAGTATACTGATTAGTGCTTTTGTAAAAAGTCGAAGCATATTTGGTGGATTTTTCATGTTAATCCAGCTGATTCTGCAAAGATCATTTAAGGTTGGATGTTGTTAAGAGTTCATCTTCAGGAATGCGTTGCAGCATCGTACACACTGCTCATAGACCTTTTCAAAGTCTTGGTCACTCCCCTAAAAGATAAAACGGGAAAAAAGGAGATATTAAAATGTGTCCAGCCAAGTTCTGAGCTGAATCATGATGTACAtctgtttgatttttttagaaGCAGGGAAACACATATCCAAGAATGAAACGcataacagaaataaaacacatgataaAGTGTTAAGTTTCTTACTCAACATTAAATTATGTTTAGCTCGCATTCCAAATAGTTTTTGAGGTGAGGAAAACAGATCCCAGAGCTTTCAACAGTATCCGTAACGTGAGCTTTGAAGTTTGCTAAATAGCATTTCCTCTGGGAGAAATATACCGCGAAAACCAGCAAGAGTACTGAATTCATTTTTTCGAAGGGAAATATTGGCTAGcttttttctgaacattttgaaatattttgttgGAAAACCATTTTATAACAACAGCAAACTTCATATGTTGTGCTTACTGTGATAGGTTAGCCTATTAGCAACACAGGATACCCTTTGAGGCTCACATTATGTCATTCGTTTTGTTAGTATTTGGACGTCAAAGCATTGAAATGATGACCTGATGACGGCACTAAATAAAACGTCAGAAAACTGAAATCATTACAATTCATTCTCTGGGGAACATGAAAGCCTGAACCAGATTCCAGACAAACCCATCCAACAGTTGTCAACATATTTCAGTGTGGActaaaaatgttctattttaaaaaatcctgtgGTGCTATTTATGCAGAAAAAGAGTGGAAACGTTTTGGATTCTGTACACTAAACTGGAGGTGATTATGTGACAGGCATAACAAGTAATCAAGGTCTGTTAAGAAAGAAGGTACTGAGGGGCTTTTGAATTCTCTAATGGTAATAAGGAGTGAAACACAGGATACTAAGGATACAAGTAACTCTTTAAGTTTGTCATTATAATCACATTTAATGGATAAGTAAACCTCTGTCTTCATTTACCCTGACACCCTAACAGTGAATGTCTGGCTCCTCTTTACTGTCATGCCATGTGGTTGCTCTCCAGGGGAGTACAACCCAACACTGTCATGTATCTAAACCACACTGAGTGCTAAGGATTCATCCCTTCTTGGGTACATAGCTGCAAGAACACACATATGGTAATAGCCACACAAAGCACAGTTGTGTTCAAAGCCCAAATCTGCCACAAACAAATGAAGTCGCATCAACTGTGGTACACCGCAACCTCCTCGCCCAGCCACATCACTGTTAGTTTGATGACTATTTTAGttccaacaaaatgtaaaacagcactACATTTGAGCATAACATCATAACAACTAGGCCAACATCTTAAGAGGCATATGTCTAAACAAGCCCTCATAGGAAATCACTACCAtaggttgactttaattatcATTTTCAAGGGAGGCTAAAGTTTGAGCATCCAAATtgacatgttgtgtgtttttgagttaCGTGTTGTGACAGCCCACCCTCACTTAACAATTCTTACCCATTCTTGTTTTTTGCTCTCATAACGCTCAAGATAAAAGCCGCCAAGGCCTCATGTCCAAATCACTGGCAGCATTTACAGCTGCATAGAAACCACATTAGGAACAAAAGAGAGGAGCGAACCAAAGAGCGCGACAACAACCAAGCTGAAACAGAAAACCCTTCCTATAGTGACGTCCAAGCAACTCCAATAAGATTGATTTATGGTAGTGTGTAACACGCTAGAAGGatttcatagtttttattatagTTATAGTCTATCAGTTTATTTAAAGGCAAGTGAAGAAAGACAGAGTGCTGCCATAGTTTCTGTccgctgtgttttgttttggtgcCGTTTCATGAAACGTGCCTGGACATAATCCCATTTCTCCCAGCGGAGATTCAATTGTCTCCAGAGCTTCCACATGCACCTGAAGGAAGTCAAGTCCTGTCCAAAGTCTGTGGTCAAGAACAGGTGCACAGCTTTCACAGAaaggaaacattacatttttccatGTCGTTTCCAAACACAGCTAACATTAACCATGCACTATCAAGCTGTATTATGTTTAGTTTTAAAGTCtgtaaaagcatttattttggATAAATGGATAAACTATGAGGTTTGGGAACCAACATGAACAAAACCTTCCAGCCGGATTCGAAACAATATTGTCTAATTGACATGTACAAAATAATTCTGGACTGCACTCGCTTACCTTTCTCATGATGACTCAACTATTCCTCACTTTTTTACATGAAAGACAAGTGCATCAATATGAATGAGAAACTGTCTGAATATGTGCACCTTATTTTAGATATATCGGGTCCGTCACGAGCAACTATATGTAATTCTGACTTACGAAAGTATCCGACATTGCGGTAGGTAAGACCCAGTTTTGATCGAGTATACCCCGCTTCCATTTTCTAAACATTGATGTGGCaacctttttttcactttttgtctCAAAGAGCTTGAACTGATCGCTTCATTAGTTTGCTGCTATAATAATGCTCAGAATGTCATATACAGAACCTTAAAGATGACTTGTCTTAATTATACCAGAGAATTTACTTGAATACTTACATAATATGGGTCTTGGATGATGAGCTGCTTCTCTGGGTCATATGAACCGAGAAGCTCAATCTTTGCAGAGCcgtttttcacatttttcgCTTTCCTGTTCAGCTCACTGTGAAGACATGAGAAATGCTTGAAACTCCACGAGAAAACACTTACATGTCTGAATATGTAACCTCTGGACCAGAGCAAGGcttattttgtttgtctgctATTTAGATGTAAGGTGGAACACCGATGTTATCCTATACTGCAGAGCTGTCCTGTTTCTTACTTCCAATAATGGATAGTAAAATAACAACCTCACATTTATGACAGCCATGTTATTAACTTTCTCCAAAAGCTCTATGAAATTATAT
The sequence above is drawn from the Eleginops maclovinus isolate JMC-PN-2008 ecotype Puerto Natales chromosome 15, JC_Emac_rtc_rv5, whole genome shotgun sequence genome and encodes:
- the LOC134877145 gene encoding ALK and LTK ligand 2-like — encoded protein: MSGLRKHVTMALVLLMCALTRHSSESAPSATQESAAGGRDAQQDWRRMVQIVKHVEDNRGRQSTRTAAPLTARSPAVDLKDLRKLKTDRGDQASVVFPRDLRKKEKFLKHITGPLYFSPKCRKHVYRLYHHTRDCTIPAYFKRCARLLTRLAGSPQCTEG